The following are from one region of the Pocillopora verrucosa isolate sample1 chromosome 3, ASM3666991v2, whole genome shotgun sequence genome:
- the LOC131780801 gene encoding uncharacterized protein, whose translation MAATAWSLNPTVTVKVYKNGNPNFLGKTLVINRRHIRNMEALYDEVTMHISAFNAVRKICTPIGGRPVQSLENIKNKSVYVAAGRECFKKLNYADLGIRKPRPPRKANYSPRKAVIVAEGRHKMDYEWAKRDLKIIHVFCNGDVFKPSVKIVLQRRLQQSMEQILGIVQEHVFLAAAIVLYTIEGKLVFAPSQLISGQNYVAVERGRMFKRVNYGVASSLLSKSPRGPFLPLIGNGQLINTVGRSSPKKISKRKLQATKTNAQNKSMEHSTGNQSSVTSMIVESPRDVISNMSPGPPLATSLLRVSQDIQDSFTISASPPTQLEGDTPVQEYVALPIKKNDNDVSSVADSVFKASGLQQEKAAEIRDSRQTKEEKPIDLLPAEEILEEVLQEVEDAKTSIENSHVPNKDETHDGEVEDDVEVIEDESNLIQVADRTTQSQAQAWQHEEQEIGAHDNNFDERIKNSRLSPKEYREDPSASIKDRDEKSSVDDIQKPANSTDEEEEQNTSPVSETEKSENEDSDKSEEKNEDDDEGEKQITNKESESSDPRKISKPDKISNDVDKTSYISYSWLCCTVQETGERILNLARTEQPQNGTGAHKRAKKMSVSTVNTVQITELNESRFREEAVDIFRVKKAAKRSFLCRDRREFGSLQFTIGNLKKTSENKIKEYEENKRNLQWFLYNLRQKRTGATPPGSVIAGNASGLVSLRGMQAQSDCRLIKSIRRPLAPEATRDHGNRLINFQSNLTFKEGSFIPRVVEREILRRRNKRLNAKRQEQLEGVKQREMQLADTVGVYTRINMTKGSLNYKGKPKYREFDMRTGDSHATLPRSVKCHYDIPSIELNQTASLWSKEFIEKKKVDNTYKRLLPNIEKMELILPVQDNSTDKIFSVVSKQTRNECTQTKEVIRGKSKAASVQKDDRKGTKQKSFAKDREKCKKPEDNKVFAPKDLSEYRKDVFDGEIPVDFVAVEETSSVVQNTKTKNDLQRKADLVVEDREGITSTKNNSTKMVRNVRNKIIPLVKIQRQIKPAVRKDQNDFYIDSVMKENNVTGNQAISELNEVSDEVDGEKSHIPLSTGKLQQLIRENVLGQSQKSNKQANKKTVLLTDYVRTLQKHMGIKASGSEIASNSPDFSATPFIPAGKRFGCDDEYGGEPSLLERRLKILQKQIIRLPATFTLIDGDLVED comes from the exons ATGGCGGCGACAGCGTGGTCGTTAAATCCAACAGTGACTGTCAAAGTCTACAAGAATGGTAACCccaattttcttggaaaaacacTTGTTATCAACCGACGCCACATACGTAATATGGAGGCTCTGTATGACGAGGTAACGATGCACATTTCAGCCTTTAACGCCGTGCGAAAAATATGTACACCGATCGGCGGGCGACCAGTTCAGAGCCTGGAGAATATCAAAAATAAGAGCGTATACGTGGCTGCAGGGAGGGAGTGTTTTAAAAAGCTAAACTATGCAGATCTGGGCATAAGAAAGCCTCGCCCTCCGCGAAAGGCGAACTATTCCCCCAGGAAAGCCGTCATCGTGGCCGAAGGAAGGCACAAGATGGATTACGAATGGGCGAAAAGAGACCTAAAGATCATCCACGTGTTTTGTAATGGAGACGTGTTCAAACCGAGCGTCAAGATTGTTCTTCAAAGACGCCTTCAGCAAAGCATGGAACAGATTTTAGGCATTGTACAAGAACACGTTTTCCTAGCGGCTGCCATCGTATTGTACACAATAGAAGGCAAGCTGGTCTTCGCTCCCTCCCAGTTGATCAGTGGACAAAATTACGTGGCTGTGGAACGAGGGAGGATGTTTAAACGCGTGAATTACGGCGTGGCTTCCTCTTTACTTTCTAAAAGTCCGCGAGGGCCTTTCTTGCCTTTGATCGGCAACGGACAACTAATCAACACAGTAGGACGCTCGTCTCCAAAGAAGATTTCAAAACGAAAACTGCAGGCCACAAAAACCAACGCACAAAACAAATCCATGGAACACTCAACAGGCAATCAGTCAAGTGTCACCTCTATGATCGTGGAGTCGCCTCGTGATGTTATCTCTAACATGTCCCCAGGCCCTCCACTGGCCACGTCACTGTTACGTGTATCACAAGACATCCAAGATAGTTTCACCATCTCTGCTTCACCACCTACACAACTTGAGGGCGATACTCCCGTTCAAGAGTACGTTGCTCTgccgataaaaaaaaatgacaatgatgTTAGTTCAGTTGCTGACAGTGTGTTCAAAGCGAGTGgtttacaacaagaaaaagcaGCTGAAATTAGGGATAGCCGTCAAACGAAGGAAGAAAAACCAATAGACCTACTTCCGGCGGAAGAGATTCTAGAGGAAGTGCTCCAGGAGGTAGAAGACGCAAAGACTTCCATCGAGAATTCTCACGTGCCAAACAAGGACGAGACCCACGATGGAGAAGTTGAAGATGACGTTGAAGTTATAGAGGATGAATCCAACTTGATTCAAGTAGCGGACAGAACAACTCAGTCCCAGGCGCAAGCTTGGCAGCATGAAGAGCAAGAAATAGGCGCTCACGATAATAACTTCGATGAAAGGATAAAAAATTCTCGCCTCTCACCAAAAGAATATCGCGAGGATCCCTCAGCCTCTATTAAAGATCGAGATGAAAAGTCTTCTGTTGACGACATTCAAAAGCCTGCCAACTCCACGGACGAAGAAGAGGAACAAAACACATCTCCAGTCTCGGAAAcggaaaaatctgaaaatgaaGATTCTGATAAAAGTGAGGAgaaaaatgaagatgatgatgaaggagaaaaacaaattaccaaCAAGGAATCAGAATCAAGCGATCCCCGCAAAATTTCGAAACCAGACAAGATTTCTAATGACGTTGATAAAACCAGCTATATTTCTTA TTCGTGGCTGTGCTGTACTGTACAGGAAACTGGGGAAAGAATTCTAAATTTGGCAAGAACGGAACAACCCCAAAATGGCACTGGTGCTCATAAAAGAGCT AAGAAAATGAGTGTGTCAACGGTAAATACCGTGCAGATCACAGAGTTAAATGAAAGTCGCTTTAGAGAAGAGGCTGTTGATATATTTAGAGTTAAAAAAGCTGCCAAACGCTCTTTTTTGTGTAGAGATCGCCGTGAGTTTGGTTCTCTTCAGTTCACGAtaggaaatctgaaaaaaaccagCGAGAACAAGATCAAGGAATATGAAGAAAACAAGCGTAATCTACAGTGGTTTTTGTACAATCTTCGGCAGAAAAGAACAG GTGCGACACCTCCAGGAAGTGTTATCGCTGGGAATGCGAGTGGTCTCGTGTCTCTACGCGGGATGCAGGCGCAAAGTGATTGTCGGCTCATCAAGAGCATTCGTCGGCCTCTGGCACCGGAAGCTACAAGAGATCACGGAAACAGGCTAATCAATTTCCAGTCTAATTTAACATTCAAGGAGGGCTCCTTTATTCCACGGGTTGTAGAACGCGAAATTCTAAGAAGACGAAACAAGCGCTTGAATGCTAAAAGACAAGAGCAATTGGAGGGTGTGAAACAACGAGAAATGCAACTGGCAGACACCGTGGGCGTGTATACAAGGATAAACATGACCAAGGGTAGTTTGAACTACAAAGGAAAGCCGAAATACAG GGAGTTTGATATGAGGACAGGCGACTCTCATGCAACCTTACCACGTTCGGTGAAATGTCACTATGATATACCATCAATAGAACTCAACCAGACAGCCAGCTTGTGGTCTAAGgaatttattgaaaagaaaaaggtcGACAACACGTATAAAAGACTTTTGCCAAATATTGAAAAGATGGAGCTTATCCTTCCAGTACAAGATAATTCAACAGATAAAATCTTCAGTGTAGTTTcgaaacaaacaagaaatgaatGTACACAAACCAAAGAAGTAATTCGAGGAAAAAGCAAGGCTGCCAGCGTTCAAAAAGATGATCGTAAAGGCACCAAACAAAAAAGCTTTGCTAAGGACCGTGAAAAATGTAAGAAACCCGAAGACAATAAGGTTTTTGCGCCTAAAGATCTTAGTGAATATCGAAAAGACGTTTTCGATGGAGAGATTCCTGTCGATTTTGTCGCGGTAGAAGAAACCTCCTCAGTCGTGCAaaatacaaagacaaaaaatgatcTTCAGAGAAAGGCAGACCTAGTTGTAGAAGACAGAGAAGGAATAACTTCGACGAAAAACAACAGTACAAAGATGGTTCGCAACGTCAGGAACAAAATCATTCCACTTGTGAAAATTCAACGGCAAATAAAGCCAGCTGTAAGAAAGGATCAAAATGACTTTTACATCGACAGTGTCATGAAAGAGAATAATGTTACAGGAAACCAAGCAATTTCTGAGTTAAACGAAGTGTCAGATGAAGTTGATGGGGAAAAATCCCACATTCCCCTGAGCACTGGAAAGCTACAACAACTTATCCGCGAAAATGTGCTCGGCCAATCACAGAAGAGCAACAAGCAAGCCAATAAGAAAACAGTATTGCTTACCGACTACGTGCGCACTCTACAAAAACACATGGGTATTAAAGCCTCAGGATCAGAAATTGCGAGCAATTCGCCCGATTTTAGTGCAACACCGTTCATACCTGCAGGAAAGAGATTTGGATGTGACGACGAGTACGGTGGAGAACCTAGTCTCTTGGAGAGAAGgttgaaaattttgcagaaGCAAATAATAAGACTGCCCGCGACATTCACACTGATCGATGGAGACTTGGTAGAAGACTAA